AGTTTGTTGAAGATGTCTGTGAAGAATTTTTTCCTGAATATGCGCATGATATCAACCATTAAATCACTCTTGGTATGTTTCACCGGGTTTAAGTACTGCTACTTTGGTTTCGGTGGATTTTTCTACTAACTCCTTGAATTGCGTGGCATCCTGTTCTATGGGTGGAAATGTGTTGTAGTGCATGGGTATTATGACTTCCGGTTCCAGCCACTGGGCAGCAATGGAAGCCTCCCGTATTCCCATGGTGTAACGGTCACCTATGGGTATAAGGGCAATTTCTGGCTGGTAAATATCTTTTATAACTGTTTTCATGTCCCCAAAAATGCCAGTGTCTCCAGCGTGGTAGATCTTCCGGCCGTTTTCCAGTTGCAGTATGTAGCCACAGGAACTTCCACCGGGCCGGGTATTATCCAAAAAGTCCATGTCTGCCGAGTGGATGGAGTTTACCATGGTGATCTTTATGCCTGCAGCTTCAATGGTTCCTCCCATGTTCATACCCGTGGTCTCCAGTCCCAGTTGGGTGAGGTAAAGGGAGTGTTCATGGTTGCACACCACCAGGGCCTTGTTTTTTTGGGCCAGTTCAATGGTATCTCCAAAGTGATCGTTATGGCCGTGGGTGACGCATATCACATCGACTTCCAGGTCCTCAGGATCCAGGGGGCAGGAGGGATTATCACGCATGAAGGGATCAATTACCAGTTTGTGGTTATCCGTGGAAATGTAGAATGCAGAGTGGCCCAGCCACTGTATTTTCATTCTTTCAGCTCCAGATCGATGTCCTGGGAGATGCTCCAGGCATCTTCAAACATTCTTTCAATCTCGTTAATGGATTTTTTGTCCTTGTAGATGACTCCCACTTCGTAGCTTTCGTAGATGGGATCCGTGGATATGATGAGACCGTTGGCCTCATCAGCCACCACCGCTACAGTGTGCACGTGGGGCATGGTCCTTATCTGAACATCCTTTTCCTGGAGGAGTTTTATGAGCTCTACTGATGCATCATCATCCAGGCTTGCTTCCTGGATGATCATACGGCTTTCGGTGTCCATGAATTTCTTAAGGACACTCACATCGATGTTACGCACCCAGGGGTACATCATGAGGAGTTTGTTTTGGGCAGTAACTATGGTATCTTTCATGGCTTCCTGAACATCCTGGGCCTCGAAAGACCAAATTATGGATGGTTCTGTTGAATCTGTCTTTAATTTGTCGATGGTTCCCTTAAAGGAGTCAAGCCGTTCATCGATGATGCTTTCAATATCCTTAGCATTCTGTATGTAGTTTTCCTTAAGCTTGTCCAGCCGGTTTTTAACAAACTGGTCATCCCTTCCGGTGCGGGATTGCAGTTCCTTGAGCCGGTCCTTGTCAGCAGTTTCCAGTACAGATTTAGGTGCATGTCGGGGTTTTTCCTCATCTTTTGCCGGGGTAGGTTTAGGAGGTGTAACTGTGCCATCCTTTTCAGCTGTTTTCTTCTTAACTGGAGCTATTTTCTTAGGGGCTGTTTTGGGTTGGGTAGCCAGATCTGGAGGCAAGGTAGTTGGTTTTTGGGTTTTTTCTGGCTCTTCCATCTTTTTTTTAGGTTTAATAGCTTTTCCCCTGGTTTCTGGTTCCTTTTTCAAGGGGATGGAAGATTCCGGTGCGGGTCCAAATCTAGGTTCATCTTTAGCACGGGGTTTAGGTTTAATAGCCCTTGGTCCTGAAGATGGGGCTGCTTTTGAAGGTTTTTTATCTTTAACAGGCATTTTTTTCGGTTTTGTTGGCGTCTTGCTTGGGGGTTTGGCTTTTTTAACCTTTTTTGGCCTTGGCATTGCTCCTTTGGAGAAATCTATCTTACTACCGAAGAATATCACTAAAATAAGTCCAAATACAGATGCAATTAACCCCAGAAAGAAAGCTATGGGGTTTGGTGGAACAGTAAAACCAAGATACATTAAATAAAAACCACCGCAAACCAAGAGAAGCCCAAAAACGCTGACAATTAAATTGATCATCCTAATACCTCCTAAACTTATTATGTTAGGGATTATTTATAAGTTATTAGTTTTATCACACACCAATCATTATCAATCTTTCAGTTTGGGTCTTAAAAAAATAAATCACCTAATTTAAATTGGGACTTTCCAATTATTAATATTTTCCGAAAATTCCCATAATATTACCGAGATTTATCATCCCAGTTGGAGGTTACATCTAGGACCGGGCCACACAATTCTGTATGATGTCCACCGCAGTGTCAGTTCCATTGTACCGGGAGAATATATCCCTGGTTCTGCGAGCACTATTTTTTAAATCCTGATTCTCCAGGAGATAATTGATATTATCCGTTAGGCTATCAATACTCAATGTTCCCATCTTCTGCACCCGGGCCAACCCGTATTTCCTCATGTTCCGTGCATTCCTCTGTTGTTCGGGGTGATTTTCAATGGGAACCATTAGGCTGGGAATCCCCAGGGAAGCTATTTCCATGGAGGTGGTGTGTCCAGCCAGAGATACCAGGAAGTCCGATAACTTCATCCACTCCATTATATCCCCCAGGAATCTTTTGAATATTATGCCTGGTGAGGATTGGATATTCAGGTCAATGGTGGGTCCAGTTACCAGTATCATCTGGTCACAGTCCAGTTGGGGTGCGGCCTGGTACAACAGGTTTAACAGTTTGTTCCCAAATTCGGATCCCCCCACCGTGGCCATTACTATTTTATCATTCTTTTTAAATCCAAATCTCTGGCGGAGGTCCTCTTTACTCCCCATGGTTTTGGGATTCATTTTAAGGATGGGGCCGGTGAAGTGCACCCGTTCACGTATTGCGGAAGGAATTTCATAGGAATTTATCACATCCGGGACGATTATGGAACTGCACAGACGGGATACATCCTTTATGAAACGTTGCAGGCCATTTTCCAGGTACTCCAGGGTGCGGTCTTTATGCTGATCCTCCTTGAGTTCTGGTGCCAGGTCATTGCTCACCAGGACACAGGGAATTCCCAGCACCTTGCAGGTAATGGGAACTGAATAATGGGAATCACAGACCACCACATCCGGGTTGAAATCCTTGATTATGCGGGATTCATGATAAATACTCTTTAAAAAAACGTAAGGCACATCAATGGATTTACGGGCGGTGTGTTTAAAGTCCAGTTCACCCGAACTCCCGTAGAACTTGATGGGAGGAAGTTCCATGACTTGGTAGTCACTGTACTCACTGAGCATCTGGTAACCTGAACCATAACTGGCAAAGAGAACTTCATCACCCATTTTTTCCAATTTCTGGGCTAAAGCCACTGAACGGGAAGTGTGTCCCATTCCAATGCCACACGGTATTAGGAGTACTCTCATTTTAATATCCTTGAAAAGTTTTTCATGGGGATTTTATAAAAAATTCAAACCTTAAGAAATAGTTAATTAATGGTCTTTTTAATATTTGCCTATTTTATTTGGAATGTTTTCCTAGTGAATTGTTCGACTGGAAAATAAATCACCACCGGAATAAAATTATCGGAAGGAGGATAACTTACATTGCCAGGAGTAATTTTAATGAATCCACAGGTTATGAATTCACTGGTAGAAAAAGAGTTTAATCTATTAAAATTGAGTGGATTTAATTAATCCTGGGATTGTATAAAGGAAACGATGTTCTTAAAAAGTTCCAGAGAGTCTTTATTGTTGCTTAAACTCCAGGCTAATTTATTCCTAAGTGATCTTTTTGGTTCTTCACCCAGGGAGTTCATGTAGAAGATGGTGTGGTTGAATAGGGTATCAGAACCGATCCTAAACTTAGTATCTCCATCCTTTTGAACCTCATCGATTTTCCGGCGGAAAATTCTTTTAAGGCTTTTGGAAGCCCGGTAAACCTCTTCATGGTCATTGCTTTCCATCTGTTTGAGGATGGTTTCAATTTCCACGAAATCAGTGCGTGATACACCAAAGACAATACCTTCTGGTCTTATGGACTGTATCCGCTTCACTCCATCGTATATGGTGAAATCATAATCAGCGATGTAGATCTGCCCTTCGCGCAGGAGGGCCATTAATGATTCATTGAATGTTTTATCCGATGTTCCTATCCCAGATTTTGATCTAATAATCTCTAAGATCTGCTTTTTGGATAGTTCATCCCCCTCTAATATGTCCAGGATTAAATTTCTCAAATTGTAATTTTTGGGCATGTTCACAAACCCTCTTTTTTATTGTGTGATAATATGCACAAAGAACTATATAAAAGATAATTATATGTGAATATTTAATATCATCATCAATCTATATAGTAATATAGATCGAAGATGAATATTGTTCTCTACGAACAAAGAAAATATTTATATACAACTATCAACAGAAAAGATGTATATAAATAAGAAAACCCTTATTGGAGGTAAAAATATGAGCTTTTTAAAAGACGAAGGTGGACAAGGAGCAGCTGAATATATATTACTGTTTGGTGGAGTTATCGTTATTGCAATCGCTGCACTACTGATCTACAGAGCATACTTCACTTCTAACTCCGGACTACAAGCATCTTCCGATGTTAACACCGTAAGAAACAGCATGAACAAACCAAAATAGATTTTTCTATTTTTTTTTCTTTTCTTATTTTTAGAATTTCTGATGATTTTTTCTCTAAAATTACAATTTTAATTATAAATAAATATGTTGTCACTCTTACTCACTGCCAACAGAAAAAGTTTTTGTAAGCGTTTATTACCTAATTAAATACATCTAATGTTTAAGGCCCACTGATTTTTGGAATAACTTGCACTAAAAGATACACGTGTAATGTTATATAATATGAGGAATATAATACATTACTAATTAATTATAAATGAGAAAATTAGATTAAACATCTAAGTTAAGTGTGAGATCATGGACCCTAAAATTCTTGATAATGGAGGACAAATAAGCGCTGAAATGATCCTCCTTATAGGTGCTATACTGATAATAGTAATTATTGCCGGAGGATACATCCTGGATATCTCCGGATCCATTGCCGGAAACATTACCAGTGTGGTTGACACTGCAAGAGACAACACCATAAACCGAATGTAAGGTCCTCTTGCCTAATACTATTTTTTAGTCATATAATTATGTATTAATCTTCATTTTGTTAGACTGCCTGCCAAACTGTACTACTGTTATTTTTATATAGTGAACTGAAGGTGGGGGTGTTCACACTCTCCAGCACCAACTTGGTAAAGGTGGAGTTTTCAAATCGCTTATCCATTACTACCACTTCTGATTCATCAAATAGTATTACCACACAGAGATTACTGTTGGGGTTAATGTAAGTCTTATTTTCCACAGTACCATCAGATTGGATGAAACAGTAGGGTAACTCGCCCTTATAAGTCACAGTTTTGTGGGTGTTATCAAATTGGAACCTAGTGTCACTTAACACGAGGTTCCCCTCTTCATGATGGATATCTGCAAAAACGTAGGTGAAATTTCCACCACCATTTTTATCAAAGTCCCAGCTACCAAAATTGAATACCCAGAAACCTTTGTTCACCATTTGGGTGTAAGTCCATACTACATAAGGTCGGGGACTATTCGGATGAGTGTAGGAAATAATTGTTTCTGCCTGGGACAGACTAAGGTTATACTGGTTAACCAGTAGATCCCGGGCAACTGATTTATCAACACCCAGAATATTGTTTAAGATTTCTGCAGTCCGGTTTGTATTATGAGTGTATTCATCAAGGGTTAAATAGCCCAAATCTCCACTGGTGGCTATCATTCTGAAGATACCTGCGGATAAATTTCCATCGCTGGTGTAGAAGGCCCGGTCTATCCAGTATTCCCGGGCAGTGGTAGGGGATTTAACTCCGTAAGTATAGGCACTATCCAGATTACGGTATTGAACTGTTTCAATGTAAGCCATTCTACCGTCAAGGGCCACCGATCGATTGGCAATGGAAGTTATGATGTGTCCTGCTGGCCAGTTGGAAAATACCACAGTGTCGTTAGAGGTATTGTGATTAATCCACTCCAGAGAATCCCACAGATTATCATCAGCTCCGGGAGGCATTTCCAGTGAGTCCATTACATTGGCCACCGCAGGGAATAACACCAGTAAGATTACCAGCAAAGTTAAAAAGGAAGTTAAGTATTGTTTATCCCTGAAAAGAGCAAGAACTATATTAGAAGACTTATTTTGCCGGATTAAACCCAGGTAATTCACACATAGACCTACCATTATCCCGGTGCTAATGGTTAAGGGAGGTATCATGATCATGATAAACCTGGACCCTTTCATAAGGGCTAAAAATCCAGTTAATGCCCATAAAACCAGGAAAAGATAGATGAACCAGTCCACAGAGTTCAAATACTTTTTCTTGAGGTCTTCAGTTAACAAAACCCGTAGCATCCATACCAGTCCAAAAATTCCCCCGAATAATGCAATCCCCACACCGGAAACAACTCCGTCAAAGGTGGGATGGGATAATTCACTTACAGAAAGGTAGATGTCAGGCCAGGGGGCCCACGGACTTTGGACTCCTGTTAATTTCAAAAATTCCAGTGGCCCGTACAAGAGTTTAAGGAGACTTAAAAATCCGGTGAATAATGTTAACAGGATAAGGGTGACTGCGATAAATGTTAAAAATGTTGTTATGAATTGTTTCATGGGTTTTTTCTGGAAGTAAGACCCCAAAATCCATAAAACACTGAAAACAGCCATTAAATAGAAATAAT
Above is a genomic segment from Methanobacterium formicicum containing:
- a CDS encoding class III signal peptide-containing protein, yielding MSFLKDEGGQGAAEYILLFGGVIVIAIAALLIYRAYFTSNSGLQASSDVNTVRNSMNKPK
- a CDS encoding metal-dependent hydrolase, with the translated sequence MKIQWLGHSAFYISTDNHKLVIDPFMRDNPSCPLDPEDLEVDVICVTHGHNDHFGDTIELAQKNKALVVCNHEHSLYLTQLGLETTGMNMGGTIEAAGIKITMVNSIHSADMDFLDNTRPGGSSCGYILQLENGRKIYHAGDTGIFGDMKTVIKDIYQPEIALIPIGDRYTMGIREASIAAQWLEPEVIIPMHYNTFPPIEQDATQFKELVEKSTETKVAVLKPGETYQE
- a CDS encoding class III signal peptide-containing protein, which gives rise to MDPKILDNGGQISAEMILLIGAILIIVIIAGGYILDISGSIAGNITSVVDTARDNTINRM
- a CDS encoding STT3 domain-containing protein, yielding MEKKYIKLITAILVIFAIGFFFRIGSAHVTGTPIDEKSFSLDENNLPYMYELDSYYNYRLTSNFLDHGYLGDTIIDGREWDTHSYSPGVPLDYPPLIVYLTALVYKFINLFSSVPLLVVCFWLSAFVAPLAGVVAYFFTRRLTNESGAVVAGVLTVLAPFYFLRTVAGWFDTDIFIILFPLLVVWLFWESSINKNPRNSIILSILAGFSMFLFSTAWNGWQYYFYLMAVFSVLWILGSYFQKKPMKQFITTFLTFIAVTLILLTLFTGFLSLLKLLYGPLEFLKLTGVQSPWAPWPDIYLSVSELSHPTFDGVVSGVGIALFGGIFGLVWMLRVLLTEDLKKKYLNSVDWFIYLFLVLWALTGFLALMKGSRFIMIMIPPLTISTGIMVGLCVNYLGLIRQNKSSNIVLALFRDKQYLTSFLTLLVILLVLFPAVANVMDSLEMPPGADDNLWDSLEWINHNTSNDTVVFSNWPAGHIITSIANRSVALDGRMAYIETVQYRNLDSAYTYGVKSPTTAREYWIDRAFYTSDGNLSAGIFRMIATSGDLGYLTLDEYTHNTNRTAEILNNILGVDKSVARDLLVNQYNLSLSQAETIISYTHPNSPRPYVVWTYTQMVNKGFWVFNFGSWDFDKNGGGNFTYVFADIHHEEGNLVLSDTRFQFDNTHKTVTYKGELPYCFIQSDGTVENKTYINPNSNLCVVILFDESEVVVMDKRFENSTFTKLVLESVNTPTFSSLYKNNSSTVWQAV
- a CDS encoding UDP-N-acetylglucosamine--N-acetylmuramyl-(pentapeptide) pyrophosphoryl-undecaprenol N-acetylglucosamine transferase: MRVLLIPCGIGMGHTSRSVALAQKLEKMGDEVLFASYGSGYQMLSEYSDYQVMELPPIKFYGSSGELDFKHTARKSIDVPYVFLKSIYHESRIIKDFNPDVVVCDSHYSVPITCKVLGIPCVLVSNDLAPELKEDQHKDRTLEYLENGLQRFIKDVSRLCSSIIVPDVINSYEIPSAIRERVHFTGPILKMNPKTMGSKEDLRQRFGFKKNDKIVMATVGGSEFGNKLLNLLYQAAPQLDCDQMILVTGPTIDLNIQSSPGIIFKRFLGDIMEWMKLSDFLVSLAGHTTSMEIASLGIPSLMVPIENHPEQQRNARNMRKYGLARVQKMGTLSIDSLTDNINYLLENQDLKNSARRTRDIFSRYNGTDTAVDIIQNCVARS